ATATCAGTTATTCTAAAAGCGGAGGTTATGCTCCTACTTACGAGAACCTTTTAATTAAAGGAAATGATGTACATTATTCTTTTGAAGGACAGGGTAAAAAAATTAAAAAAAGTTTCAAAGTATCAAATGAAGATCTGAAAAATCTGGAAGAAACACTTTCAAAAAATAATTTCAGAAAAATTCAGGAAGATCATAAAAAAGTTTATGATAATGTGACAACTTCAATCAACATCAAGAAAGGTGTAAATGAAGGAAGCAAAAACGACGGAAGCATGATTATGCCCAATTACAAAACCAATTGGGAAAACATTACCGCCGAATTTCAGAAACTCATAAACAATAACGTAAAAAATTAGGAAAATAAGTTGAGAACTCATTTTATTGCTATTGGCGGAAGCGCAATGCACAATCTTGCAATTGCACTTAAAGATAAAGGATATCAGGTAACAGGTTCAGATGATGCTATTTTTGAACCTTCCAAATCGAGATTAGAAAAAAAAGGAATTCTTCCCGAAGAAATGGGTTGGTTTCCAGAAAAAATTAAGTCTGATATTGATGCTGTAATCCTCGGAATGCACGCTCATCAAGACAATCCTGAGTTGGCAAAAGCAAAAGAATTGGGTTTAAAAATATATTCTTATCCTGAGTTTCTTTACGAACAATCGAAAACTAAAACCAGAGTTGTCATTGCAGGTTCCCACGGAAAAACAACCATCACATCAATGATTCTTCATGTTCTGAATTTCCATCAGAAAGATGTAGATTATATGGTGGGAGCTCAATTGGAAGGTTTTGACTGTATGGTAAAACTGACCGAAGACAACGATTTTATGGTTTTGGAAGGTGACGAATACCTTTCCTCTCCTATCGATCTGCGTTCAAAATTCCTTTTATATCAACCGAATATCGCTTTAATGAGCGGAATTGCTTGGGATCACATCAATGTTTTCAAAACATTTGACGATTATATAGAGCAGTTCAGAAGATTTGTAGCAAGCATTACTCCGGGTGGAGTTTTGGTGTACAATGAAGAAGATGCAGAAGTGGTAAAAGTGATAGAAAATGCTGAAAATTATTTCAGAAAAATTCCATATAAAACTCCTGAATACGAAATCAGCAACGGAACAGTACTTCTGAAAACCGAAATGGGTGATATTCCGCTTTCTGTTTTTGGAGCGCACAATTTATTAAATCTTGAAGGAGCAAGACACATTTGCCATACTTTGGGAATTATGGATGAAGATTTCTATGATGCGATTATGAGCTTTAAAGGTGCTTCAAAACGTCTTGAAAAAGTAGAAAGAGAAGATAAAGGAATTCTTTACAAAGATTTCGCACACGCTCCAAGCAAAGTAAAAGCGGCTGTAAAAGCATTTTGTGAACAGTTTAAAAATGAAAAAAAATACGGTTTTCTTGAGCTTCACACGTATTCAAGTTTAAACCCAGCTTTTCTTGAGCAATATGACCACGCAATGGACGGACTAGACGAAGCTGTTGTTTTCTATTCTGAAGACGCTTTAAAAATAAAAAGAATGGAGCCGATCTCTCCAGATCTGATCAAAGAGAAATTTAAAAATGAAAACCTAAAAGTCTTTACCAATGCTGAAGAACTTCATGCTTATTGGGATTTGCTGGATAAAACACAAGGCGTTTATATGATGATGAGTTCCGGGAATTTTGGAGGTTTAGATTTAACGAAATAAATAATTGAGAAGAATAAACTCTTAATTTACACATACTAAAAATAGCTTTCAGAAATACTGAAAGCTATTTTTTGATAATGGATTTAATAATAAAATTACCAAGGATCTTTATTAAGCTTGTAGTCATAAGGAATATTCTGGCTAAAATCTGATACATACCAAACATTAGGTTCAGATTTATATTGAACAAAATCATAGATTACATCAAGCGGCATCTGAATATTTCCCAAGTTTCCACGTTCTTTATTAAATGCTGAAACCATTGCCGTAACTCTTACCAATTCATCTTGCGATTGTAATGGTGCATTGTAAGCCGTTCCAATCTGAATATGGGCTTTATATTCGTTTAGAAGTTTACTTACTTCATTTTTATAATGACTAATAATGGCATTTTGAGCTTCTTCACTTGTCGGTTTATTCTCTGCCAGAATCAGTTTAGAAAAATCTCGTGCTTTGTACCTTTTAATTTCTGCCAAAACCTCATCCGGAATAAAATCTTTATTTTTAATTGCATTTTCCCACATCAAAGTATCAATCGGGCTTTCAGGAGCAGGACTTGCAAGATCGGTTATACTCGATTCTGCAGGAGAACTTGCCAACATTCGTTTGTTGTTTTCGTAATTTTCCCAATCTTCTTTGCTGTACGTTAAATACTGCTGAATTTTATACAATGGTGTTTCTTTTTCGTTTCGGTAAACATATTCTGTGATGCCTAAACCTAGAATTACAACTAAAAATAAAAATCCAACGATTTTCAATATTTTTCTTGCAGTTGATTTTTTTCTTATTGGTTTTTCAAAATTTTGTGATGGTGATTTCATTTATATTGTATGATTTTATGATATAAATATAGCTTAAATATTATCTCGTTAACTTCACAAATAAAACTGTTTTTTTCATTTATTAGATCTGCTAAATCACTTAAATCTGCGAGAACCTTAAAACTAAATAGATTCTGAATATTCTCTAATTAATTTTTCTAAAATATTTTGAGTTGAAAGTTCACTGTAATCTACAATTGATTGCCCTACCCAAAGATTAACAAACTCATCATTCTTCACCGTTCTTGCAATTTTTCTCATTTCTCCGGTCAGTTTATTTTGATATGGATACGGCAAAATATATTCTGAATTTTCAATGGCTTCAATAAACTTATTTTTAATTCCTCTTGCGTAGCGTCCCGAAAAACTTTTCGTTAACACAATATCTTTTTCATTCACATTCTTTAACCTTTCTTTTTCAAAATCCTGTAAAGCACTTTCCTGAGAAGCCAGCAAAAGACTCCCTATCTGAAAACCTTCTGCGCCCAATTCTTTTGCAGCAGCCAAAGTTTTTGCATTATAAATTCCACCTGCATAGATCAGAGAAACTTTTACAGAATCATAAATCTGTGACAACAATGAAAATCCGCCGATTTGAGGAATATTTTCCGAAACAAAACTACCTCTATGACCTCCGGCTTCTATTCCCTGAACGCAAATAATATCTATTCCTGATCTTTCTAATTCCAAAGCTTCTTCCACAGAAGTACAAGTTCCAATTAAAATTGTTCCGTTTTCTTTTAATTTCTGAATACTTTTATTATCAAGGTTTCCAAAAGTAAAGCTTAGGATCTTACATTTCTCTTCAACAATTGCATCAATTTGCTCATGATAAGAATTGATCTTCAAGCTTTCTAATTCAGGAAGCTCCATTTCCATATTATTTTCCTGAGCCAAATTTTCAAGGTATTTTTTCGTCTTAGAATACTGTTGTTTTAATTCATCTGTTATTTCAGGAATGTAATGAACAAAAATATTAGCCGCAAAAGGTTGATTGGTCCGTTTTTTAGTTTTACGAATCAGTTCAACAGATTTTTCAGCGGAAAGATCAGCCAATGCCAACGAACCTAAACATCCTGCTTTTGCTGCAGCTGCTGTCATTTCCGGAGTGCTTACTCCAAACATTGGTGCTTGTATAATCGGGTATTTTATTTTTAAAATTTTGCTGATGGTTTCTGAAAAAGGCATAAGATTTCTTTTACTTAAAGTTAGTCAATTATTTTTTCCTTTATCATCCTCAAAACATGATTTTCGTTTTCATTGATTAATTTTTTAAATTTAACCGAAAAATAAGAAATGTCTTATACTATTAGAATAGCAATTCCAGACGACTATCCGAAACTTGTTCAAATTTGGGAGTCTGCCGTAAAAGCTACTCATGATTTTTTATCGGAAAGTGATTTCCAATATTTCAAAAAAGCGATTCCTGAGCAGTATTTTCCTCATCTTGAAGTCTACATTATTTCTGAGAACAGTGATCCAAAAGGATTTGGTGCAGTTTCAGAAGACACTTTAGAAATGCTTTTTATACATAATGATGCTCGTGGAAAAGGTTTAGGAAAAATTCTTTATCAATATTTGCATGATAAAACCAGTTTTACAAAAGTAGATGTGAACGAGCAAAATCCGGAGGCAATAGGATTTTATGAAAAAATGGGATTCAGAAAAACAGGAAGATCAGAAAAAGATGGTTCCGGTAAAGATTACCCGTTAATTCATATGAGTCTTTAATTATGTTAAGCTTAAAAACTTTCGTCCTGTAATTTTTCGTAAATTGGTATGGCAAATCATATCAATTTTTCGATAAATGCCCACACAAACTTCTCCACGCCAAACTGTAAAAAAAGTCCTTCCGTTGATTTTAGCGACTGCTATTTTTATGCAGATGCTCGATTCTACGATTCTGAATACTTCCCTTCCTTCGATTGCAAGAGATTTAAATGAATCTCCACTAAATATGCAGAATGCAATTATTAGTTATGTTTTAACATTAGCAGTTTTCATGCCCGCAAGCGGATTTTTGGCAGACCGTTTTGGAACGAGAAGAGTTTTTATCTTTTCATTGGTACTTTTTAGTTTAGGCTCTGTGTTTTGTGCGCTTTCTCAAAATCTTACGCATTTAGTTATTTCAAGGGTTATCCAGGGAGTTGGTGGAAGTTTGATGACTCCTGTTGGAAAACTGGCTTTAATAAAAACTTTTAACAGAAATGAATTGCTCAAAGCTATGAATTTTGCAATAGTTCCTGCTTTAATTGGTCCGGTTCTCGGTCCGGTTGTAGGAGGTTATATGGTCGATTATCTTTCGTGGCATTGGATTTTTCTCATTAATATTCCGATCGGGTTTTTGGGAATTGTTTTAGGTTTAAAATATATGCCCAATTACAACTCCCGGGAAACTGATTTTGACCTGAAAGGTTTTATGATTTTTGCAGCATCTTCTCTCTTGCTTTCTGTTTCACTGGAACTTTTCGGAGATATGCAGAATATTACACCGGTTTTACTCGTTTTCATTTTAGGATTTTTGTTTCTGTACTATTATTACCGACATGCAAAAAGAGGTAACAATCCTATTTTTCCTTTAAGCTTATTTCAGGTTCGTACATTCCGTGTTGGAATTGTAGGGAATCTTGCAACAAGATTAGGGATTAGCTCGGTTCCGTTATTGCTTCCTTTGATGATTCAGATTGCGTATGGACAATCAGCCGTAACTTCAGGTTGGATTATTGCACCAATGGCTTTAACAGCAATGTTTGGAAAATCTTCCGTCATTAAAATTTTAAATAAATTTGGTTATAAAAGAACTTTGATGGTGAATACATTTATTATCGGAGTATTAATTTGCTGTCTTGCCATTCCTGATATTCATACTTCGATTTTCTGGTTTGTTCCGGTGATTGCTATATTAGGATTTTTCAATTCAATCCAGTTTACATCGATAAATACCATTTCTATCGCAGACTTACGAAACTTTCAAACGAGCAGCGGAAACTCTTTGATTTCGGTTAATCAACAGTTAGCCATAGGATTCGGAATTGCTTTTGGTTTAATTGTTTTAAAAATTTACGAGAACAGCCCTGAATTAATTAAACATGAAACCCACAACGCATTTCGCTACACTTTCCTCACCGTAGGAATTTTAACGATTTTATCAAGCTTAGTTTTCAGAAGACTTCACACGTTCGACGGCAGAAACATGAAATCTCAGGAATAAAATTTCAATTTAGAGCTTTTTAAATTTTTATTATTTATAGAAGTTTCACGGATTAGATATATTCAGCAGGTGATTACATTTTTAAAATCTGCAGAATTTGCCCAATCTGCGAGAGATAAAAAACACTCTTTCACTACCCTCAAACTTACTTACCACACATCAATGTAATTCTCTTCAGACTGTTCTAATTTTGTTTAAAATTAAAACATCTATTATGACAACAAAAAAAATAGAAATCGTAGTTCCACCAAAACCTGCTCATTTTGTAGGTGATGGTTTCAGAGTACACAATTTTATTCCGGGTGCTTATCATTTAGATATGAAAAGAATGGATCCGTTTATCATGCTTGATTATAATTCTAAATTTCATTTTAACGGTTCAGAAACTCCTCGCGGAGTTGGTGTACATCCACACAGAGGTTTTGAAACAGTAACCATTGCTTATCAAGGAAAAGTAGAGCATCACGACAGTGCAGGAGGCGGTGGTATTATTGGTGAAGGAGATATACAGTGGATGACTGCTGCAAGTGGAATTTTACATAAAGAATATCACGAAAAAGAATGGTCAAAAACCGGAGGTATTTTCCAAATGGTACAGCTTTGGGTAAACCTTCCTGCAAAAGATAAAATGAGTGCGCCAAAATATCAGGCCATTAAAAACTCAGAAATAAAAAGAGCAGATCTAGGTGAAAACGGATTAGTAGAAATTATCGCCGGAGAATATCAAAATATAAAAGGTTCTGCCTCTACATTCAGTCCCGTGAATTTGATGAATGCTAAATTAAAATCGGGTGGAAAAGCCGAATTTAATTTTCCTGCAAATTTCAATACCGCAGCATTGGTGGTTGAAGGAAACATCTTAGTGAATGGTGAAGAAAAAGTAAAAACTGACCATTTGGTTTTGTTTAAAAATGAAGGTGAAAACTTTACCATCGAAGCAACAGAAGATTCTGTGGTATTAATTCTAAGTGGCGAACCTTTAAATGAACCCATTTTTCCACACGGTCCTTTTGTAATGAACAGCAGAGAAGAAATCATGCAGGCTTTTGAAGATTTCAATACCGGAAAATTCGGGTATTTGGAAGATTAATTTACAATTA
Above is a genomic segment from Chryseobacterium mulctrae containing:
- a CDS encoding UDP-N-acetylmuramate--L-alanine ligase; this encodes MRTHFIAIGGSAMHNLAIALKDKGYQVTGSDDAIFEPSKSRLEKKGILPEEMGWFPEKIKSDIDAVILGMHAHQDNPELAKAKELGLKIYSYPEFLYEQSKTKTRVVIAGSHGKTTITSMILHVLNFHQKDVDYMVGAQLEGFDCMVKLTEDNDFMVLEGDEYLSSPIDLRSKFLLYQPNIALMSGIAWDHINVFKTFDDYIEQFRRFVASITPGGVLVYNEEDAEVVKVIENAENYFRKIPYKTPEYEISNGTVLLKTEMGDIPLSVFGAHNLLNLEGARHICHTLGIMDEDFYDAIMSFKGASKRLEKVEREDKGILYKDFAHAPSKVKAAVKAFCEQFKNEKKYGFLELHTYSSLNPAFLEQYDHAMDGLDEAVVFYSEDALKIKRMEPISPDLIKEKFKNENLKVFTNAEELHAYWDLLDKTQGVYMMMSSGNFGGLDLTK
- a CDS encoding NAD(P)H-dependent flavin oxidoreductase yields the protein MPFSETISKILKIKYPIIQAPMFGVSTPEMTAAAAKAGCLGSLALADLSAEKSVELIRKTKKRTNQPFAANIFVHYIPEITDELKQQYSKTKKYLENLAQENNMEMELPELESLKINSYHEQIDAIVEEKCKILSFTFGNLDNKSIQKLKENGTILIGTCTSVEEALELERSGIDIICVQGIEAGGHRGSFVSENIPQIGGFSLLSQIYDSVKVSLIYAGGIYNAKTLAAAKELGAEGFQIGSLLLASQESALQDFEKERLKNVNEKDIVLTKSFSGRYARGIKNKFIEAIENSEYILPYPYQNKLTGEMRKIARTVKNDEFVNLWVGQSIVDYSELSTQNILEKLIREYSESI
- a CDS encoding MFS transporter, producing the protein MPTQTSPRQTVKKVLPLILATAIFMQMLDSTILNTSLPSIARDLNESPLNMQNAIISYVLTLAVFMPASGFLADRFGTRRVFIFSLVLFSLGSVFCALSQNLTHLVISRVIQGVGGSLMTPVGKLALIKTFNRNELLKAMNFAIVPALIGPVLGPVVGGYMVDYLSWHWIFLINIPIGFLGIVLGLKYMPNYNSRETDFDLKGFMIFAASSLLLSVSLELFGDMQNITPVLLVFILGFLFLYYYYRHAKRGNNPIFPLSLFQVRTFRVGIVGNLATRLGISSVPLLLPLMIQIAYGQSAVTSGWIIAPMALTAMFGKSSVIKILNKFGYKRTLMVNTFIIGVLICCLAIPDIHTSIFWFVPVIAILGFFNSIQFTSINTISIADLRNFQTSSGNSLISVNQQLAIGFGIAFGLIVLKIYENSPELIKHETHNAFRYTFLTVGILTILSSLVFRRLHTFDGRNMKSQE
- a CDS encoding GNAT family N-acetyltransferase, yielding MSYTIRIAIPDDYPKLVQIWESAVKATHDFLSESDFQYFKKAIPEQYFPHLEVYIISENSDPKGFGAVSEDTLEMLFIHNDARGKGLGKILYQYLHDKTSFTKVDVNEQNPEAIGFYEKMGFRKTGRSEKDGSGKDYPLIHMSL
- a CDS encoding pirin family protein; amino-acid sequence: MTTKKIEIVVPPKPAHFVGDGFRVHNFIPGAYHLDMKRMDPFIMLDYNSKFHFNGSETPRGVGVHPHRGFETVTIAYQGKVEHHDSAGGGGIIGEGDIQWMTAASGILHKEYHEKEWSKTGGIFQMVQLWVNLPAKDKMSAPKYQAIKNSEIKRADLGENGLVEIIAGEYQNIKGSASTFSPVNLMNAKLKSGGKAEFNFPANFNTAALVVEGNILVNGEEKVKTDHLVLFKNEGENFTIEATEDSVVLILSGEPLNEPIFPHGPFVMNSREEIMQAFEDFNTGKFGYLED